GATTTTGCGACCATCTATAGCAGCCTTTTTGTTTTCCCCGTAGGTGGCGGACTTGGAGAGGAAGTACAAGTGCGCGTGGTGCGGGAAGGGCTTTAGACTCTCCGTCCATCTGAAGGATCATGTAAGGAcccacactggggagaagcccTATCAATGCCAAATATGTCAGAAGGATTTCACACAGCGGTCTAATCTGAGGACACATCTCAACAAGATCCACAAAGAACAGCTGGCTTATGTAAAGAACCGAAAAGGCAGAGTGCCTAAGTTTCCTGTGAAACATGAATTTTTATCTAGTCTGGTTTCTCCCACTGGTAGTGGCAGTCTTCCCCACACCTCTGGGACAGAAATGAAGAAGCTGGTATTTGCTCCAGGTGATCCAAAACCTATCCTCCCCAAGCCTCATGGCACTGAGCCTTCTGTTATGCCTTTCCTCTCTAAAGAAACTGTCAGTTTTTTACAAAGGGATGATTTAACTGTTCTTTACAAGGataaaggtgcaagtttagaaCCAGAAAGAAGAGTGTCTATACCACAGCTGATATTGCAGCAGCCGCATCATGATAGTGAGCCAGAAGTATTTACTGGGGAGTCTCAAATGTTTCCTGTTGATTCCAATATTACTGAACTAGATGCTAACCCCCCAAATAAGAAAGACCCAATTGCACAGCCATTGATATCTAAAGAAACTGCTATTAAATCACCCCAAAAGGAGACACTGCTTAAAGCTTTACTGCTTAAAGGCTCAACAGTGGGTTCAGTGTCTCAAGGTGAAGTTTCAGGAGTTATGCGACAGGTTATCACATCGTCTCTAACTTCCCCTGTAGCACCTTCTCATGTCCCATCAACTTTGTCTGCTGGTCAAGTTCCATATACTCTCCCCTCTTCTGTAGCAGTATCACTTACCTCTCCAGTTTGTAGTCCTCCTGAAGAAATGCTTCAACCAATATTTGTCATGGACTCCACAAAGGGTTTGTCTCCAGTACTGCGGTGTTCTCGTGATGTGACTGTTTCTCAAGCAGACCTTCTTTCTCCTGGAAACAAAGGAGAATCATTTGTAGTGATAGAAGCATCAGGTATGGCACCACAGGAATCTGTCGCAGCAACAACAGATTCTCCAGATCAGCCACAGATAACTGATGAGATGAAAATTTTGCTTCAAGCTGTTCAAATTCGAGTTTCTCAGGACCAGGGTCAGACAAGCACACCAAGTAGTCCCTCAGTCACCGTGAAACCAAACACTCAAGGCTCTACTACAACAACCTCCTCTGGACCAGTTGTGAGTCACACACTTGCCGTGCCAACTCCATCGGGACCTCCATTGGCCTCGGACACTGCACTGAGACAACGTATATCTCGTATGTTGCATGATAAAGACTCatcaaagaaaaagaatcccAGTCACACTGCAGTAGTAAAGAAGACAGATCATTGTCCTGATGCGTTACATAGACAGAGTCTTGTTAGGGAGCAAGAATCTATATCTGCACAAAGCAAAGCACCACCAGACAAAGGAAGGCCCTTACCTCTTTTACGGCAAATGCCTTCATCACATATAGCCACTTCTCATCCttcatcacttcctcctccaccttcacttttttcttcacctcccccacccaccacttgtACTTCTAAtactactcctaccacaccacctactcttactcctccaccccctctgccttctcccacctctcctcctcttactctctcAATACCCACTTCATCAATTGCTCCTCCAGCCTTTATAGCCATATCTACCACATCTGCTACAGAAAAGAGGAGACCTGGATTCCACATACCATCAAACAGAACAAGCTACAAACCCTGTGACAAACCTGCTGATAAAGTAAATCTTAGGTCAAAGGGAAGTCATGGTGAAAATGAATCAGTGCCTGATCATAAATAGATAGTTAATGAAAATTGGTAATAGTTTTATTAATATGTCATATGAAGACTCAATGCAGTTTGCAGTCCTTTTATTGTCTCTTGAATAAGGAAATGCAGATCTTTTATAGTTTCCTGTGCCTTTATTTATCATTTCACTCAGTCTCAAATGCCATGAATATAATATGAATCTTTGTAATTGGATGAATTtggtctgattatatatatatatatatatatatatatatatatatatatatatatatatatatatatatatatatacagacagaaatttaagaagttattgatagagaatgttcaagcgaTGGGgtaccatgagtgtaaaacttcctccccatgcagtacaaataggtcattatgGATGagtaatcaacacacacacacacacacacacacacacatatgtatatatatatatatatatatatatatatagaggtaaggtcacagtatttgctgataaccacaaagaaaaatgaaatttgataagtcccaagtgcactggGGACTtactgtttcatttttccttgtggttatcagcaaatatatacATGATTGTTGGCTCTTCCTGCCTGTAGTTACACTGTAAGTGAAAAGTCCCCTTTGGTGAGGCTCATTTATCATCTGTCGATGAAATGGATTATTGGTATCACAGGACTTCTCATTCAAAAAAAGTCCACCATTTGCCTTCTGCTGgaaatagtgcagccttggagctgcaggagctccttgaaaaggggtcctggagtcaAACCAGCACCCTTTCAATAAAGGCATTGTAGGAAAATATTAAAAATgatatactgtatgtatgacatatatgtatgtatatattttctatatacttACTTCATGCCCTAGGAGCCTCTTCTGTctttatgaagctcctgcagcactcaagaaACCAGCTACATCCACTGCTCGGCACGAGAAGTCATGAAATGTACTAATGTGCTTTTATCTGTGTGCAGAGAGAGCAAGGTGTCTTCTTTATAGTAGGTGGTTCttaggcatgaagggtcttgggatatggtgGAATTATGTTTGCAATGTagtagggatgggtgatgctCGAGAGTGTATTCAGGAAAGTTTGCTTtatgtttgtctgggaagtgtggcttctgatggaaATATGTCTGGAAGGGTACTTGCTTAGTGCTTGTCAAGTTGTTTCGATgagtatatattttatctttgtcGAATTTGTTGGGGGTGGATCTTTGAGCTGACGATggtagctttttatttctacttgtggTTTGCTAGTCAGCtctggagtggtttggatgggaggggtttAGTGCTGTTGCTTTGAATGATTGCAGAAATTGTTGAgttgggattgtattgggaggatctttgtttcattgtgcagatgttgagtgtttgtggtaacTAGGCAGCCTGTGACTGTTGTGAGAGCACTACTCTGTGTCCTTTGCAGCTTTATTATGCTTGCTTTTGAGAAATTTGGATCAAGCTGTAGGCTGGTTTAATAGGTTGCAGATATTGAGAGTTTGCAAGCTGGTGACATTGATTCAGTCCCTGATCACCAATGTCCCTATGCCCACCGTGCCAAATGTCTCTCATCAAATAGTGCTGCTCCATCAGACGCAGCTGCACTAAGTGGTGTCACTTCCACTGCACATTTACTTTCATCCATTAAAGACTACTCAGAAATTTGGAAATGCAGCATCACTCAGATAGCAGCTCCTACAACACCCTCACAAAGCCCATTGTCTCCAGCCCAAACACCCCACAAACAACagttcaaaacacactctttgtCGTTTAAAGCAAACCCCTCTAGAAATGCTGTAGAACCTTAACGATGAAATGAGATATTGCAGCTGAACACCAGTAGCGTCAGAAATGCACAGAAATACTCACCCAACTCAGAGAACACAATGTTTGTAgagccctcatccaagaaaccagacttgcATCCTGATCTACCCTCCCAACTTTCTACAACTACACAACCATAAGAAAATGCAGTTAACAAGGACAGGAAGGAGGACTCATAACACTCATCCACCGAACCATGCCATTCTGCAACTCTGTTAAAACTTCAAAACAGCTCACAGGCAGTGACAATATCCAAGAAAGACAGTCCATAAAAATGAAACCCCACAGTCCTAACTACAGCATAATCAGCACTTGCATACcaaccccctcacctctctctctctctctctctctctctctctctctctctctctctctctctctctctaattatccCCATTTAGTATACTGTAATTGTAATTATTTGTTATCTGCACAAAATTGGAGACAGGCATTAATTGCAGAAATATTGATAATCCCTATtaatccaaaaaaaaatatatatctgcaTTCCCACACAAACACAATTAAAGGCTCTGTAATCATTAACTACTTAAGAATTATCAGTTACCAATGTAATGTATGATATTGTAAATAAACCCAGAAAAATGCAAATTTGGGCATTTACGATCATGAAACATTTTAGAATTGTAATATACTAATTCTTGATAATTTTATATGAAAATTTTTTATATGGATGTTGATGAAACCTCATCATTGTAAGGGAAATTTATTTCTGGGAGAGGGGATTCTCTAGTATCAGCAAAATCCTATCATGTGACAAGGCATTCATCCCAGCTGTTATGGTTAATATAGAGTCATTTATGTTGATGTACTTGTGTGTTTTTTaatgtgtgtatgcatatttatttgtacagtagagggagggagttcttcacacatggggccctatctcttgaactttatctgCTATTGTGTGACTTTTTCCAGTTCAGATAActtattcctttcatccactcCTTTGTTACTttaaaagtacttatttacatcttcTCTCATAAgtttcttgttatggcctctgcttgctttgtctgtctgtcttttgaaGAATTGATTGTTGTCAGCATCATGAGGCTGGTTTAGCAGCAGCATTCACAAGTGTATTACTCAGCTCgtaccattcatccactactgttCGATAATAAAGGTacttcttttctaacaagtttattAGTGGCCTATAGTTGCACGGTCTTTGCATTTTTTGAAGAACTATTTGCTGTCAACATCAGGCTGGTTTGGAAACCTGAAATTGGTGACATAttcctccttttctcttccttttccatgATGGGCAACTTTGTGGACTCCATCTTCTCagttttcttatttcatgtgccatccttgttgccctcctctggactttgttatttttttgtgcttccttaagtgcagtgaccaaatctATAATTACGTATTTATGATTGAGAATTTGTAGTTTactatttgtattgtatatagagggagttttgcacttgtgggggccccatctcttgagcattctctatTGCCATCCAGCTTTTAGAATTTCTGTAAGCTGTATACATTTaccatgtattcatttattttgttccAGTCATCCAACACAACTCAAAGTACTTCTTCCCatctgagtatgtgtgtgtaattttctCTTTGTATCTTGTgttaagggagttttacacccatggGGCATCGTCTCTTAAACATTCTTTGCTGTCATGCAACTTTTTTAATTTTTGTATTCTCTCTGCATTTACTGTGTCATTTATTTAATTCCAGTCGCCCACCACTTTTGTCAATAACTATAAGAATATTATTTTACATCATCAAATGCTTTGCTTTAAATCATATTATGTCAATTGGTTGTTCTTTCCCTACAACTCTTGAAGAATattcactgtctgcctttgtcagtctgtttttgttttgaaaacttaaagattgtggtcatttcacctctcacccttctgtcttccaagatgggcaaattcaaggcctgTATCATACCTCTATAActtggctctcttaattctggtaccatatttgttgttctcctctagaccttctgtaTTAACCCTTTGAAATTCTTTAGATGtggtgaccaagcttgagaagcaTATACTTGTTTAGGCCTTTTGTAAGATCTGAAATGCTTATTAAGAATTTccatatccatgaacttgaatgcagttctgaCATTTACtggcagacagttggtctctttATACATTCTCCTGAGATGGGGCTCTGTTGACAGATTAGAGATGATGTTGGGTCCTAAGACTTTCTCACACatggattcctgcagcttatttcccatTAGATGATACTCTTATCGAGGCCTTTTTTGGCTGTGACCtattctgtgcatgtgtgtgtttgtgtaattacccatttgtatttTATGGGgtgggaattttacacttgtatGGTCCCAtattttgaacattctctgccaACATATGACTTAGATTTCCATATGCTGCAGCTTTGTGTGACTACTATTTCTTGCCTCATCCATGGATGGCAAATTTGTGGTCCTTAACTCCTCACTGTAACTCAACTTTTTTAATCCATGTACCACCATTTTAAGCCCAATTCTGGACTATTTCAGTTAGTTCCTTGTGCTTCTCTAAGTGCAGTGAcaagacttgagaagcatattctagtttggtCATATGTAAGTTGAGAATAATgtgttgaacatttctttactctTATATTTTGCTTCATTTCCATGATAACTGTATTTGTTCCTTCTCAGTCACAttgaca
This genomic interval from Panulirus ornatus isolate Po-2019 chromosome 40, ASM3632096v1, whole genome shotgun sequence contains the following:
- the LOC139761443 gene encoding uncharacterized protein isoform X2, with translation MEEGLLSLKWNNHKSTFFHVLSILREKHTYTDVTLACDGRLYPAHKFVLSTCSEYFSDIFTSTTGNNIVIVLKDVRRQDLEYLLDYMYLGQVDVAQSELSSLIKTAECLRIKGLAIPDDEPQKIPRRGPEERDHDGSPPSKKKRHLAEEERTSSISSNNTACRIPHVALPPQSPQQQALLQRLQVPLPQPPQAPPTSQAAGKSHPSPLPHSLAPSQVPRTSQVPTSPHATTSTPQPHPLLSSPTQSASLPVIKQEVADPPETPEVFMNESYDETETKPDVSDSRHMEQDVAIAGPSGLQGSSDNWDGDNDLASFAGGEGYSEGGIEEQGDSEVQGVADLERKYKCAWCGKGFRLSVHLKDHVRTHTGEKPYQCQICQKDFTQRSNLRTHLNKIHKEQLAYVKNRKGRVPKFPVKHEFLSSLVSPTGSGSLPHTSGTEMKKLVFAPGDPKPILPKPHGTEPSVMPFLSKETVSFLQRDDLTVLYKDKGASLEPERRVSIPQLILQQPHHDSEPEVFTGESQMFPVDSNITELDANPPNKKDPIAQPLISKETAIKSPQKETLLKALLLKGSTVGSVSQGEVSGVMRQVITSSLTSPVAPSHVPSTLSAGQVPYTLPSSVAVSLTSPVCSPPEEMLQPIFVMDSTKGLSPVLRCSRDVTVSQADLLSPGNKGESFVVIEASGMAPQESVAATTDSPDQPQITDEMKILLQAVQIRVSQDQGQTSTPSSPSVTVKPNTQGSTTTTSSGPVVSHTLAVPTPSGPPLASDTALRQRISRMLHDKDSSKKKNPSHTAVVKKTDHCPDALHRQSLVREQESISAQSKAPPDKGRPLPLLRQMPSSHIATSHPSSLPPPPSLFSSPPPPTTCTSNTTPTTPPTLTPPPPLPSPTSPPLTLSIPTSSIAPPAFIAISTTSATEKRRPGFHIPSNRTSYKPCDKPADKVNLRSKGSHGENESVPDHK
- the LOC139761443 gene encoding uncharacterized protein isoform X1 → MVGEGGTFGCCWVLVMTYRVVTPPPLPPHPHHPIPPRKLSHALRRNPVTLGQCSQSVNQSVSQQAGDMEEGLLSLKWNNHKSTFFHVLSILREKHTYTDVTLACDGRLYPAHKFVLSTCSEYFSDIFTSTTGNNIVIVLKDVRRQDLEYLLDYMYLGQVDVAQSELSSLIKTAECLRIKGLAIPDDEPQKIPRRGPEERDHDGSPPSKKKRHLAEEERTSSISSNNTACRIPHVALPPQSPQQQALLQRLQVPLPQPPQAPPTSQAAGKSHPSPLPHSLAPSQVPRTSQVPTSPHATTSTPQPHPLLSSPTQSASLPVIKQEVADPPETPEVFMNESYDETETKPDVSDSRHMEQDVAIAGPSGLQGSSDNWDGDNDLASFAGGEGYSEGGIEEQGDSEVQGVADLERKYKCAWCGKGFRLSVHLKDHVRTHTGEKPYQCQICQKDFTQRSNLRTHLNKIHKEQLAYVKNRKGRVPKFPVKHEFLSSLVSPTGSGSLPHTSGTEMKKLVFAPGDPKPILPKPHGTEPSVMPFLSKETVSFLQRDDLTVLYKDKGASLEPERRVSIPQLILQQPHHDSEPEVFTGESQMFPVDSNITELDANPPNKKDPIAQPLISKETAIKSPQKETLLKALLLKGSTVGSVSQGEVSGVMRQVITSSLTSPVAPSHVPSTLSAGQVPYTLPSSVAVSLTSPVCSPPEEMLQPIFVMDSTKGLSPVLRCSRDVTVSQADLLSPGNKGESFVVIEASGMAPQESVAATTDSPDQPQITDEMKILLQAVQIRVSQDQGQTSTPSSPSVTVKPNTQGSTTTTSSGPVVSHTLAVPTPSGPPLASDTALRQRISRMLHDKDSSKKKNPSHTAVVKKTDHCPDALHRQSLVREQESISAQSKAPPDKGRPLPLLRQMPSSHIATSHPSSLPPPPSLFSSPPPPTTCTSNTTPTTPPTLTPPPPLPSPTSPPLTLSIPTSSIAPPAFIAISTTSATEKRRPGFHIPSNRTSYKPCDKPADKVNLRSKGSHGENESVPDHK